The following nucleotide sequence is from Trifolium pratense cultivar HEN17-A07 linkage group LG2, ARS_RC_1.1, whole genome shotgun sequence.
ATTGCAGCCCCTGTAGCGGACTTGTGGGTCAGCAGCACAGTCCTTGAACCCAACGTGCGTCGTGAACTAGAGTGCTTCTCAGTCGTTCAAACCGGGTTGTTTGGGAGCCATATAATCACAGAAAAATAGtatataaaaaagtattatCACAGAAAAATAGTATTATCACAGAAAAATAGTCAATAGCAAGCCATATAATCAGCAagtttatataaaaaagaacGTTTATAGCTTCGACTAAACCAAATAATATAGAAATGATAGAAAATATCCATAGCATAGAGGTTTATTATTTTGATCAGTTGATGCTAATATAACCTAATACTGCAGTAACTGACGCTGAAATGAAGCATGTCACTCGTACGCACACTTTTCACTTATAACTATAAAAAGGCAGATTCCTGATGACATTTTCTTGTCTTGCAAGAAATAATTGCATAAAGGATTAGTCTTGCATCagtatattttgatgttttctctttgaACAGTTTGTGCTTTAACAGCACCAGGCTTAACAGTTCGGCATTCTCGACATGGTGATAGaaaattctttattttcttgaaaaatccTGTCTTCATCACACTGTTTTGCTTGTTAGTATGTTTGCTTGCTTTGCCAAGTTCATGATATTTCATATTGCTGCCTGTTTTCCCACTTGACATTTCACTACCAATATGAGTTGCTAGTAATGATCTCGAGGAACTGGTCGGATTTATGATCAAATTCTGAGTTGTTTGAAATGCAAATGCTTGTGGTTGAAGTTGACCATTGGAAATAAGCTGATCAGCAGGTGTGGTCTTGATTGGATTGACAGCCGAATTCAAGTTTGCTTTCGTGTTAGTAAACTCGAATTCTAGTTCATTTTTGCTTACTTGGAAGTGT
It contains:
- the LOC123905512 gene encoding uncharacterized protein LOC123905512; amino-acid sequence: MYKFSTSITILDHESMDTRKGNKLPSKLVSDSISMDSLSFSGYVSIQDQQTKLPSPPNQTKHFQVSKNELEFEFTNTKANLNSAVNPIKTTPADQLISNGQLQPQAFAFQTTQNLIINPTSSSRSLLATHIGSEMSSGKTGSNMKYHELGKASKHTNKQNSVMKTGFFKKIKNFLSPCRECRTVKPGAVKAQTVQRENIKIY